The window TGAGGGAGCGGTTTCAGCCTGAGTCGTTTCCGGGTGAGCCAGGAGAGTAAGGAGCGTCTGAGCGGCTTTCTCGAGAGCCAGGGATGCGGGCGCCGTGGGCTCAAATTCGACGACCGGAAGATAACTACGCACTGCACGTGTCATCGCCGGATCATCCGGAATCTCTCCCAGCATCATCAGATCCCCGCCGACATATTCCTGCAACAGCTTCTTCAACTGCAGCACATTCACACGCGACTTCCCGGACACCCGATTCACGATCAGGTAGGGGTGAAATCCCTGGAGTGTCCGGCTGGCGGTCTCCTTGGCATTGGGATCGGTTTCGCTGACCGCCTGGATGACCTCATCGATGCTGCAGAAATCCCGATCGGAGAGGGTCTCTGTGACGGCATCGCGCGACAGGAAGGCCGACAAGACACGACGAATCGCTGCCAACTTGATAAATCGGTAGAGGTCGAGCACCGACGTCGGATCCGGAGTGGCCACTGTCAGATAGTGGTCCGCCATCAGAAAGAAGTCCAGCGCATGATAACTGGTGCCTGCGCCGATATCGACAACGATGACGTCGGCTTGCAGTTGCCGGAAATGGCGAATCAACCGCTTTTTTTTGGCATAGGGAAGATTGGCCGTCGCCAGGGTATCGCCTGTGCCGGGAATCAACTGGAGAAAGGGGTGTGCCGAGACCTGCTGGAGGACGTCATCCAAACGTTCAACCCGCCGTTCTACAAAATCCGTCAAGGTGCGGGGAGGGTTGAGCATGCCGAACAGAATATGGGCATCCGCTCCACCCACGTCCAGATCCGCCAAAACCACCCGCTTGCCTTGTTTGGCCAATAACATGGACAGATTGGCAGCGATCACGCTTTTTCCTACACCGCCCTTGCCTGAGCCGATTGAAACGATCATCGCCATAAGGAATGGTCTCTCACCGTTGTGTGTGTTTCGCCGTTTCTTCTTTCGGTCTGCCTGGAGCAAAACATAAGCACCATCGACCGGCAGCGCAGTACATCCCTCGTCACCGCTGAATTGTCCTACCGTGCCTATTAAACCCCATCACCTAAGAACGGGCAACTAAAGTTTGAGACGGCGCCCACCGATATCGTATCCGTCATGAATGATGCCATCACAGCAACAACCAAAGTGAACCTCGACGGTGCATCGCCTTCGGACAGCGAAATTCTAACCGTGCTGGATGTCGCGCGCTTTCTGCGCGTGCCCAAGTCCACGGTCTATAAGCTCGCGCGCCTCGGACAATTGCCGGCGTCCAAAATCGGAAAGCATTGGCGGTTTCTTCGACGCGATATTCACGACTGGATGCACAACCGGACTCAGCAGAGCTGATCTCTGTCTGAGAGAGCATCTGCCGGGGTTCCAGAAGCATGAGCCACCCGGGCGGCGTTGTCGTCCGATGCTCGAGCCCATCACCACGGACGGGTTAGACGAGGGAATCGATGGCCGACACCAACACGGTAAGAAAAGCGGATCTCCCCGCGCCCAAGCTGTCTCCCGACACGTTCAAACAGCTGAGGGATCTGATCTATGAAAAGACCGGCATATTCTTTCAGGACAATAAGACCTATCTGCTGGAAAGCCGGCTCCTCCCTCGATTAAAGGCCTGCCACTGTCAGACGTTCGAGAGTTATCTCAACTTCCTGCGCTTCGATGCATACCGGGACCGTGAAGTCACCGAACTCTATACGGTCATCACCACCAATGAGACCTACTTTTTCCGCGACGAGGCTCAGCTCGACAGCTTCATGAAGGTCATGATCCCGGAAGTGATGAAGACGAATGCGGGCACAAAACAGATCCGCATCTGGAGTGCCGCCTGCTCCACGGGCGATGAGCCTTATACCCTTGCCCTGCTGCTGCGGGACTATGCTCCGCTCTCAGGCTGGACCATCGACATCCTGGGAACTGATATCAGCGAAAATGTTCTGAACATTGCGCGGACCGCGACCTACAGTTCCCACTCCCTGCGGAAAGTCCCGCCAGGCATGCTGGCAAAATATTTCACCGGCAAACAAGAGCAGCAGACGCTCGTGCCTCAGGTGAAGGACATGGTGCGGTTCATGAACGTGAACCTCTACGACCGCCCCAGACTCAAGCTGATCCGCGGCATCGACATCGTGTTCTGCCGCAACTGCCTGATCTATTTCGACGAAAAAGCCAAAGGGCAGATCGTATCGGACCTGCGCGACGCCTTGCGCCCCAAAGGCTACTTGATGATCGGATTCTCAGAAACATTGCACGACACCACCGGGCTTTTCAGAACCATTCATGCGGGCCGTTCCGTCATTCATGAGAAACAGTAAGGAGGATGATTCATGCCAGCCGATCCAAATATGAAGATTCTCGTCGTCGATGACATGTCCACCATGCGCCGCATCGTGAAAAATATCCTGAAGCAGCTCGGCTTCAACAATTTAGAGGAAGCCGAAAACGGGCAGGAAGCGCTGACCAAGTTAAAAGCCGACACCTACGGCTTCGTGGTGTCGGACTGGAACATGCCGGTCATGATGGGCATCGATATGCTGCGCGCTATTCGTGCGGACGAAAAACTTAAGAAAATCCCAGTGCTGATGGTCACAGCCGAAGCGCAGAAAGAGAATCTGATGGAGGCCGTCCAGGCCGGCGTCAGCAACTATGTCGTCAAGCCGTTCACCGCCGAGACGATGCAGGAGAAGATCAACAAGATTTTCAAGTAGTCGGCTCTTAACCGGTGAGGGTGACGATGGCACAACCACAGGCGGCGGCAAAGAAGCAGATGGCGGTCAATGAGGATGAGCAGGAGGAAAAGGCGCCTGACACGAAACTCTACGAGGAGCTCGGAGAACTGGCACGCTTCATCGATACCACGATGAAGACGCTCTCCGAATTCAGCGCCCCGGTCAATGCATCGACGGAACAGTTGCCGCAAGCGCAGACGCACCTGCTCAATCTGAAAACCCAGACCGAACAGGGAACACACCGGGTCATGCTTGAAGTGGAGGCCATCCAGGACAACCATGCCCAAATCAGTAAGATGCTGAAGGAGATGACACAGACGCTCCAGCAAGCACAGGTGTCCCCCGCGCTCATACAACAGATGCACACACTGGGGCAGACCCTCGGGCAAGACGACAAGCGACTGCTCGATATTATGACGGCGCTGTCGTTCCAGGACCTGGTGGCGCAGAGCGTCAACAAACTCGTCACGATTCTGGATGAAGTCGAGCACAAGCTGCTTCAGCTCGTGGTGGTCTTCGGTCCCTATCAAAAACAGGCTGCGAAGACCGATCAGGGCAAAGCCAGCGAAATGTTGAAGCAACTGGAAGCGACGAAGAATACATCGATGGATCAGGACCTCGCGGACGAAATCTTGAAGCAATTCGGTTTTAACTGAGGTGGGTTATGAGCGATGAAATGCAGGAAATACTGAACGACTTCCTGACCGAATCCAATGAGATGCTGGAAGTCTTGGATCAGCGATTCGTCACCCTGGAATCCGATCCCACGAACACGGACCTTTTGAACGAAATTTTCCGTGCGATGCATAGCATGAAAGGATCCGCCGGCTTTCTCGGCTTTAATCACCTGGTGGACGTCGCGCATCGCGGAGAGAACATTCTCAACAAACTGCGCCAGGCGGAAATGGCCGTCAACCCGGCGATCATCAGCGTCATTCTTGAAACCATCGATGTGATCAAAGCGATTATGGCCGACATTCGCGAGTCGGGTACCGACAACCATGTGGCCACGGCCGCCATCGCGTCCAAACTGGACGAGATCCTCAACGGCACAGCCCCGAGTGCGCCTCAGGCCTCGGCACATGTTGAACCAACGCCGGCTGCGCCGAAGGTCGACACGTTCACACCCGCTCAGGAGGCCTCGGCGGCGCCGACGCCGACGCTGGGTGAAATTCTGGTGAACGACGGCCTGGCCTCCAAAGAACAGGTCCTCGATGCACTCACCGCCCAACAACACCAGCCGGAGCCCAAGACGCCGTTGGGCGAAATTCTGCTCCAGGCTAAAGCCATTACCGAGCGCGCCCTGGATCAGGCGCTCCACAAACAAGAAAAACAGCCGAAACCTGTGGAAGAGGATGCCACCATCCGCGTGGAGACCAAGCGCCTCGACAGCGTGATGAACCTGGTCGGAGAGTTGGTCTTGGGTCGCAATCGTCTGATCAAGATCGGGACGCAGTTGGAACAAAACCATGAGGCCGATCCCCAAGTGCGCGTCTTGAGCGAAACGCTCGCGCAACTCAATCTGGTAACCACCGACTTGCAGCTCGCCGTCATGAAGACCCGTATGCTGCCGATCAAGAAGGTGTTTGCCAAGTTGCCTCGCATGGTGCGTGACCTCTCGCAGAAGCTCAACAAGCAGGTGCATCTCGAAATGCGCGGCGAGGAAACCGAACTGGATAAGTCCGTCGCCGACGAAATCGGAGACCCCCTCGTGCACCTGGTGCGTAACGCCATCGATCATGGCATTGAAACTCCGGCAGAACGACAGGCAAAGGGCAAGCAGGCAGGGGGGCAGCTCACCATTGCTGCCAGCCAGGAAGGCAACAGCATCGTCATTCGCATCAACGACGACGGTCGCGGCATTCAAGTCGAGAAAATCAAAGAAAAGGCGCTGGCGAAGGGTTTGGTCAGCGAAGCCGAGCTCGCGACGATGGAGCATCGTGAAGTCTTGAACCTCATCTTCCTTCCTGGATTCAGCACGGCGGAACAGGTCACCGATGTGTCGGGTCGTGGCGTGGGCATGGATGTGGTACGCACCAACATTCGAAAAATCAACGGCAGCGTGGATTTGGAATCCGAGCCAGGCAAAGGCAGCCAAATCATCATCAAGCTGCCGCTGACCATTGCAATCATTCAGGCGTTGATGGTCGAAGTCGAACGCTCGATTTTCGCCATCCCGCTGAGCACCGTGATCGAAGCGGTCCGGATCTCACGGTCGGACATTAAGACGATCAACGGGCGTGAAGTGCTGCATTTGCGAGATCGTGTCCTGCCGCTGATACGTCTGGCCCAGGAGTTCGATATCCCGACGGATAAAGAGCGTGAACGATTTTATGTCGTCGTCGCCGCGTTGGGCGATCGACGAGTCGGCGTAGTCGTCGATGAGCTTCGGTCCCAGGAGGAGGTCGTCATCAAGTCCATCTGGGACTATCTGGAAACGGTCAAAGGCGTGTCGGGAGCCACCATTACCGGCGAGGGTAAGGTCGTGTTGATTCTGGACACTTCGGAGTTGGTCCAGAACGCCCAGGCCTGGCACAACTCCGGAATGGCCGTCTAACGGTCGTCACGGCGGGTAAACAGAAACAAGTGAAGGATAGTTACCTGGGTCGGCTAGGCGATAGATGAACAGCGACGTGCGAGATCGGAGGAAGTATGTCCACTCTCATTAATGAAATCGATGCTCGAACCAGATTGGCCGGGGCCAATCAGATGGAATTGCTGCTGTTTAAACTCGGTACGAACGAAATTTTCGGGATCAACGTATTCAAGGTGCGTGAAGTGATGAAATTGCCGGAGCTCACCCAGATTCCGGAGGCCGACAGCCGCATCGTGGGGATGGCCAATATTCGTGGAATCATGGTTCCCGTGGTGGGCCTTAAACGAAGCCTTGGATTGGGGACGGAAAACGAGGGTCAACCGGGAGGGCCGGCAGGAACACATCCCTATTTGATCGTGTCCGAATACAACGGAAGTTTGCAAGGCTTTCTCGTCGCCGGAGTCGATCGGATCATTCGCTTCTCATGGTCAGCCATCAAGACACCACCGGCGATTGTCAGAGAAAACAACAAAGGTGCGGTCACGGCCGTGACGATGCTTGAAGATGGCCGCATGGTCCTGATTTTGGACGTGGAAAAAGTGTTGAACGACATCTGCCCCCGCTCGGACGATGAAGTGTTCGCCGGTATGGTGGCCGCTCCGGCCCTTAAATCAAAGTGCATGTTGTTCGCCGACGATTCATCCGTGGCGCGAACGCAGATTCGCAAGGCGTTGGAACGCCTCGAGATGTCCTACATCATGGCCACCACCGGGGGAGAAGCCTGGTCGAAGCTACAAGCCCTCGCAGATCAGGCGACGGCGGAAGGCAAGGAGCGAGTGGACCAGATCCAATGCATTCTCAGTGACATCGAGATGCCGGAAATGGATGGATTCACACTCACCAAGCACATTCGTGCCGATCCGAGACTGGCACACCTGCCTGTTATGTTGCACTCTTCGCTGACCGGTGCCTGCAACATGGAAAAGGGTAAGGCAGTCGGGGCGACCGATTACATCACCAAATTCGACGCCAAAATGTTAGGTGAGAAACTCGCATTCCATATCGAGGAGTCCAACCAGCAGGCGCAGAAGGCCGCATAAGCATAGACTTCACGAGCGGCCGATGATCCGGAGGATCACTTAAGCTTTCGGGGCAGACGGCCGATGTATCGGTTAGAGATTATGGCACTTCCACTATCACAGGCACAGCGTGCAACGAATCCAGTCCGCGTCTTGGTCGTGGACGACTCGGCCTTCATGCGAAAAAGCCTGACGACCATGCTCGAAGAGGGCAAACAGATTCACGTGGTGGGCGTCGCCCGGAACGGCGAGGAAGCGATTCAACAGGTCCAGCAGTTGAAACCCGATGTCGTCACGATGGATGTGGAAATGCCGGGGATGACGGGCCTGCAGGCGTTGCAGCAGATCATGTCGAAATTCCCTGTGCCGGTCATTATGGTCAGTTCGATTACTGTCGAAGGCGCTCAAGAAACCCTGCAAGCGTTGGAATGGGGCGCGGTTGATTTTGTACCGAAACAACTCGATGGTGTCGTGTCCAAGATTGCGGACATTCAACACCAACTGGTGTCCAAAGTGCTGGCCGCCAGATACGCCGGCGCGAAGCTGAAAAGGATGCCGGTGACGGGAAGCGTGAAGCCAGGCGTGATGCCGGCCAAAGCGTTAAGCAGCCAATCGGTGAGTGTGACTCGTGGCAGCAAGCTCATTGCCATCGGCTGTTCCACGGGAGGTCCTCAGGCGTTATTTGAAATCATGCCGACTATTCCGGCGGATTGCCCGGCCGGCATTGTCATTGTTCAACACATGCCGAAATCATTCACCAAACCGTTCGCCGACCGACTGAACAATCTCTGCGCTCTGGAGGTCCGTGAAGCTGTGGATGGCGATGAGGTGAAGCCTGGTCGAGTGCTCGTCGCTCCCGGAGGCATGCAGTTTCGCATCGTCAAGAAATCGATCACGAGTTCGGTCGTCAAGCTATCACCCAATATCGAAAACCATCCTCACGCTCCGTCGGTCGACATCATGTTGAAATCCGTGGCGGCGCTGTATGGCGAACGCACGATCGGGGTGATCTTAACCGGGATGGGACACGACGGACTGGAGGGGATGAAAGCGATCAAGGCAGCGAAGGGTCGGACCGTGGCGCAAGACGAGGCATCGAGTGTCGTGTACGGCATGCCGAAAGCCGTCGTCGAGGCCGGATGTGCAGAGAAAGTGGTTTCGCTGTCCAAAGTGGTCGGCGAAATCATGAATATGGTGTGAGAAGGATCTTCAGTTCAACCGTTCACGCATGGAGAGGTAGGAGGAGTTATGGGGAGCATGATGAAGGGTATGACCATCGGACCTAAGTTCATTCTGTCGATATCCATGGCGGCGTTCGTTGCCATCGCCATCGGACTCTTCGTCTTGTATCAGCAAGAAGAAGACAAGATGGACACCATGTTGGTCGGGCGTTCTCAAGTATTATCACAACAAATCCTAATCGGACGAGCCTACATCGCCACCAACTACGCCGCCAAGATTAAGAAATCGAAGGCCGGCTCGGAGATTCAGGTCCTAAAGGATCATGCGGGTAACGCGGATGCGATTCCAATTCCGGCCACCGCAGTCCGAGAAATGGGTGAAGAAGCCACCAGGTCTGGAATGTATAGCGCCAGACTCGTGAGTCAGAACCCCATGAACCCCTCAAATTCCCCGAAAGACAATTTCGAGAACGAAGCGATCAGAGCCATTATGGCCGGAGCCGAGAGTTACGCTCGGCGGGATGATATCAACGGAGTACCGACCTTTCGCCGTGCGGTCGTAGATAAGGCGACGACGGCTGCTTGCCTCAGCTGCCATACGAGCAATCAGGTCGGGGACACGCTCGGCATGTTGAGCGTGTCTTTGCCGATGGGCCCTGCCATTGCACTGTCCAGTAAATCCATGTGGCAGACCGGCGGCCTGATGGGCGGCGTGGTCGTGATCATCATGGCGATCACCTATTTCCTGCTCCGCACGATCGTGCTGCAACCTTTGGGAAAAATGAGCGACATTTCGCGAGACATTGCCAAGGGAGAGGGCGACCTCACCAAGCGTGTGCCGGCTGAAGGCAACGACGAAATTGCTCACATGGGCAAATACTTCAACGAGTTCATTGAAAAATTGCAGCAGATGATCAAGAAAGTTGCCCACGTGACGGACAAAGTGGCGTCCGCCTCGGTGGAATTATCCGCGACTGCTGAGGAGATTTCAAAGGGCACCGACACCTTGACGTCGCGCGCGTCTCAAACTGCCGCCGCGGTGGAGGAGATGAATGCGACCGTCGGCCAGGTTGCGCAGAACTCCGGTAAAGCAGCCAGTCTGGCGCAAGACACCGTGAAAACCGCTCAAGAGGGTGGAACCGTGGTGTCGAGCACCATCTCCGGTATGCAACAGCTGTCTGAAGCTGTGTCGAATTCCGCGACCATCATCTCTGATCTGGGCAAATCGTCCGACCAGATCGGCGAGATCGTGCGCACGATCGAAGACATCGCCGACCAGACCAATTTGCTGGCCTTGAACGCGGCGATTGAAGCGGCTCGAGCCGGTGAACAGGGTCGGGGATTCGCCGTGGTGGCCGATGAAGTCCGGAAACTTGCGGAACGGACCACCAAAGCGACCAAGGAAATCGGCGACATGATCCGACAGATCCAGCACGATACACGGGGCGCTGTGGACTCGATGCAGCAGGGCACCCAGAAAGTCACGGCGGGCGTGGACCTGGTCAACAAGACCGGTGAAGCCTTGTCGCAGATCGTGCGCATGGTTTCGGAGAGCGCCGATATGATTCGACAGATTGCCGTGGCGTCGGAACAGCAGTCGGTCGCGACGCAACAGATCGCGAGCGATATTGAAAACGTGGCGAAGGTCACCAAAGAATCGTCGTCCGGCGCACACGAGTCGGCGAAGGCGAGTCAGGATCTGAGCCAGTTGGCGGTCGAATTGCAGGGGATCGTGGGTGGATTCAAGCTCTAAGCAGCAACCACGAGAAGGAGCCCAGCATGAGTGCGACTGAACAACAGGTGCAATCTCACTACCAGGCGACCGCAGACACTCCTGCGGACCGTCTGGAGGAGAAGACCGGTGACGATCTGCTGCAGTTCGTGATTTGTCTGATCGGTAGCGAAGAGTTCGCGGTGGATGTCCTGAGTGTGCAGGAGATCAACCGGATCGTGGAGGTCACGCGAGTCCCAAAGACGCCTCCCTATGTGGAGGGAGTCATCAATCTGCGGGGCCGCATCATTCCCGTACTGGACCTCAGAAAACTCTTTGGCCTGAGCGGAGCCCAACAGACCACCCAAACGCGTATCGTGGTGGTCTCGGTACAGGCACGACTGGTCGGGCTGATCGTGGATTCAGTGGAAGAGGTGTTGCGGGTGCCGAGAAGCGCCATTGAGCCGCCGCCTTCGGTCGGCACAATGGCCGGTGCTGAATTCACCCAGGGAGTCGGGCGGATCGATGACCGCCTTCTCATTCTGGTGGATCTGAGTCGGCTGCTCTTGGCCCGGGAAGCAGCGTAAGAAGCTGCCTACCGTGAGTGGGGTGCTGCAGAAACGTTGCGATCATCCAGGGGTGCGTTAGGAACTCTGGGGGTCGGAAGAGGGTGGCTGGGAGGGTCCGCGACGGCTTCGGGCGTCAAGGACCCTCTCAAGCAACTGCAACGACTCCGTCAACACATCCGAGGCGCAACGCAAGGTGACATGAAACTGTTGCATGGCTTCCGGCCAACGCCCTTCTTTCTGCAGGACCTGAAACTTCCGATGTTGCTCATCGAGAATGGCTTGTTTGGCATCGAGCATCAAGCTATCGGCAGGACCCACAAGAGCACCTCCATACAAGACAATTGTGACTCGACCGCACGCTATCAGAGTGTTTCCGAACGACGCAAGCCCACCATTCTGGGTACAGCGATACGCTGCGTCCGGACACGGTGGTGAGGTAATCGACCAGTGGATATCGCAACAATCTTAGGTGTCGTCATCGCGATCGGGTCCATCCTGGGCGGCCAGGCGCTCGAAGGCGGCCATGTCGGATCAGTCCTCCAATTGACGGCGTTTATCATCGTCATGGGTGGAACGATCGGAGCCTGTTGCGTCCAAAACCCGCTCTCCGTCGTCCTGAAATCCATCAGCATGGTCTCGCTGGCGCTGACCAATCCTCCCCACGACGTCAAAGGCACCATTACACAGATCCTCGACCTGGCTAACGTCTCACGCAAGCAAGGGTTACTGGCGTTGGAAGGAAAACTAAAGGACCTGCACGATCCATTTTTCAAAAAAGGCATCCAGTTGATCGTCGATGGAACCGACCCGAAATTACTCCAGGAAATCCTGGAAATCGAGGTCGAACACCATGAAGAGGAAGGGGTCCATGCGGCCAAGGTCTGGGAAGCTGCCGGCGGATATGCGCCCACCGTCGGGATTCTTGGCGCCGTACTAGGGTTAATTCACGTGATGGAAAACCTGGCAGACCCGTCAAAACTCGGCGGCGGTATCGCCGTTGCGTTCGTCGCAACGGTCTATGGCGTCGGCGCGGCGAATCTGTTCTTCCTGCCGATCGGCAACAAAATGAAATTCAAACTGAAGGAAGAGGCCGGGTTGCGGACCATGGTCATTATGG is drawn from Nitrospira sp. ND1 and contains these coding sequences:
- the cheY gene encoding chemotaxis response regulator CheY; protein product: MPADPNMKILVVDDMSTMRRIVKNILKQLGFNNLEEAENGQEALTKLKADTYGFVVSDWNMPVMMGIDMLRAIRADEKLKKIPVLMVTAEAQKENLMEAVQAGVSNYVVKPFTAETMQEKINKIFK
- a CDS encoding protein-glutamate O-methyltransferase CheR, with the translated sequence MADTNTVRKADLPAPKLSPDTFKQLRDLIYEKTGIFFQDNKTYLLESRLLPRLKACHCQTFESYLNFLRFDAYRDREVTELYTVITTNETYFFRDEAQLDSFMKVMIPEVMKTNAGTKQIRIWSAACSTGDEPYTLALLLRDYAPLSGWTIDILGTDISENVLNIARTATYSSHSLRKVPPGMLAKYFTGKQEQQTLVPQVKDMVRFMNVNLYDRPRLKLIRGIDIVFCRNCLIYFDEKAKGQIVSDLRDALRPKGYLMIGFSETLHDTTGLFRTIHAGRSVIHEKQ
- a CDS encoding protein phosphatase CheZ, whose translation is MAQPQAAAKKQMAVNEDEQEEKAPDTKLYEELGELARFIDTTMKTLSEFSAPVNASTEQLPQAQTHLLNLKTQTEQGTHRVMLEVEAIQDNHAQISKMLKEMTQTLQQAQVSPALIQQMHTLGQTLGQDDKRLLDIMTALSFQDLVAQSVNKLVTILDEVEHKLLQLVVVFGPYQKQAAKTDQGKASEMLKQLEATKNTSMDQDLADEILKQFGFN
- a CDS encoding P-loop NTPase, which gives rise to MAMIVSIGSGKGGVGKSVIAANLSMLLAKQGKRVVLADLDVGGADAHILFGMLNPPRTLTDFVERRVERLDDVLQQVSAHPFLQLIPGTGDTLATANLPYAKKKRLIRHFRQLQADVIVVDIGAGTSYHALDFFLMADHYLTVATPDPTSVLDLYRFIKLAAIRRVLSAFLSRDAVTETLSDRDFCSIDEVIQAVSETDPNAKETASRTLQGFHPYLIVNRVSGKSRVNVLQLKKLLQEYVGGDLMMLGEIPDDPAMTRAVRSYLPVVEFEPTAPASLALEKAAQTLLTLLAHPETTQAETAPSPEQAA
- a CDS encoding helix-turn-helix domain-containing protein; translation: MNDAITATTKVNLDGASPSDSEILTVLDVARFLRVPKSTVYKLARLGQLPASKIGKHWRFLRRDIHDWMHNRTQQS
- a CDS encoding methyl-accepting chemotaxis protein → MGSMMKGMTIGPKFILSISMAAFVAIAIGLFVLYQQEEDKMDTMLVGRSQVLSQQILIGRAYIATNYAAKIKKSKAGSEIQVLKDHAGNADAIPIPATAVREMGEEATRSGMYSARLVSQNPMNPSNSPKDNFENEAIRAIMAGAESYARRDDINGVPTFRRAVVDKATTAACLSCHTSNQVGDTLGMLSVSLPMGPAIALSSKSMWQTGGLMGGVVVIIMAITYFLLRTIVLQPLGKMSDISRDIAKGEGDLTKRVPAEGNDEIAHMGKYFNEFIEKLQQMIKKVAHVTDKVASASVELSATAEEISKGTDTLTSRASQTAAAVEEMNATVGQVAQNSGKAASLAQDTVKTAQEGGTVVSSTISGMQQLSEAVSNSATIISDLGKSSDQIGEIVRTIEDIADQTNLLALNAAIEAARAGEQGRGFAVVADEVRKLAERTTKATKEIGDMIRQIQHDTRGAVDSMQQGTQKVTAGVDLVNKTGEALSQIVRMVSESADMIRQIAVASEQQSVATQQIASDIENVAKVTKESSSGAHESAKASQDLSQLAVELQGIVGGFKL
- a CDS encoding flagellar motor protein — translated: MDIATILGVVIAIGSILGGQALEGGHVGSVLQLTAFIIVMGGTIGACCVQNPLSVVLKSISMVSLALTNPPHDVKGTITQILDLANVSRKQGLLALEGKLKDLHDPFFKKGIQLIVDGTDPKLLQEILEIEVEHHEEEGVHAAKVWEAAGGYAPTVGILGAVLGLIHVMENLADPSKLGGGIAVAFVATVYGVGAANLFFLPIGNKMKFKLKEEAGLRTMVIMGLVGLAQGENPRLLQEKLESFLPPHERSKEDKK
- a CDS encoding chemotaxis protein CheW, producing MSATEQQVQSHYQATADTPADRLEEKTGDDLLQFVICLIGSEEFAVDVLSVQEINRIVEVTRVPKTPPYVEGVINLRGRIIPVLDLRKLFGLSGAQQTTQTRIVVVSVQARLVGLIVDSVEEVLRVPRSAIEPPPSVGTMAGAEFTQGVGRIDDRLLILVDLSRLLLAREAA
- a CDS encoding chemotaxis protein CheA, encoding MSDEMQEILNDFLTESNEMLEVLDQRFVTLESDPTNTDLLNEIFRAMHSMKGSAGFLGFNHLVDVAHRGENILNKLRQAEMAVNPAIISVILETIDVIKAIMADIRESGTDNHVATAAIASKLDEILNGTAPSAPQASAHVEPTPAAPKVDTFTPAQEASAAPTPTLGEILVNDGLASKEQVLDALTAQQHQPEPKTPLGEILLQAKAITERALDQALHKQEKQPKPVEEDATIRVETKRLDSVMNLVGELVLGRNRLIKIGTQLEQNHEADPQVRVLSETLAQLNLVTTDLQLAVMKTRMLPIKKVFAKLPRMVRDLSQKLNKQVHLEMRGEETELDKSVADEIGDPLVHLVRNAIDHGIETPAERQAKGKQAGGQLTIAASQEGNSIVIRINDDGRGIQVEKIKEKALAKGLVSEAELATMEHREVLNLIFLPGFSTAEQVTDVSGRGVGMDVVRTNIRKINGSVDLESEPGKGSQIIIKLPLTIAIIQALMVEVERSIFAIPLSTVIEAVRISRSDIKTINGREVLHLRDRVLPLIRLAQEFDIPTDKERERFYVVVAALGDRRVGVVVDELRSQEEVVIKSIWDYLETVKGVSGATITGEGKVVLILDTSELVQNAQAWHNSGMAV
- a CDS encoding chemotaxis response regulator protein-glutamate methylesterase, whose translation is MALPLSQAQRATNPVRVLVVDDSAFMRKSLTTMLEEGKQIHVVGVARNGEEAIQQVQQLKPDVVTMDVEMPGMTGLQALQQIMSKFPVPVIMVSSITVEGAQETLQALEWGAVDFVPKQLDGVVSKIADIQHQLVSKVLAARYAGAKLKRMPVTGSVKPGVMPAKALSSQSVSVTRGSKLIAIGCSTGGPQALFEIMPTIPADCPAGIVIVQHMPKSFTKPFADRLNNLCALEVREAVDGDEVKPGRVLVAPGGMQFRIVKKSITSSVVKLSPNIENHPHAPSVDIMLKSVAALYGERTIGVILTGMGHDGLEGMKAIKAAKGRTVAQDEASSVVYGMPKAVVEAGCAEKVVSLSKVVGEIMNMV
- a CDS encoding chemotaxis protein, with translation MSTLINEIDARTRLAGANQMELLLFKLGTNEIFGINVFKVREVMKLPELTQIPEADSRIVGMANIRGIMVPVVGLKRSLGLGTENEGQPGGPAGTHPYLIVSEYNGSLQGFLVAGVDRIIRFSWSAIKTPPAIVRENNKGAVTAVTMLEDGRMVLILDVEKVLNDICPRSDDEVFAGMVAAPALKSKCMLFADDSSVARTQIRKALERLEMSYIMATTGGEAWSKLQALADQATAEGKERVDQIQCILSDIEMPEMDGFTLTKHIRADPRLAHLPVMLHSSLTGACNMEKGKAVGATDYITKFDAKMLGEKLAFHIEESNQQAQKAA